In the genome of Streptomyces lydicus, the window TAGGGGGAGGGAAGCGGGGAGTGGGGGAGGGTGGAGAGGGGCGGGCCGCCGGGTGGGCGGTGATGGGGTAGGGGCCCGGCGCTCTTACGGCCGGATCGCGGCGCGTAGCGCGGACCGGAGCGGGCCAGGAATTCCGTACAGTCGGCGACACAGGACAGGACAGGCCCCCGACCGGGCCGGGAAGAAGAGGCGATGAGCGGGGACGGGGACAACGGCGGCGCGACCGGCGGCGCGAGTGGCGGCGCGAGTGCCGGTGTGACCGGCGACGGGCCGCGGGGCGGGGGCGGCCGGGTGCCGGGCGCGCCGGTTGCCACGGACTCGGGGACGGACGCGGACGCGGGTGTGGGTGCGGACGCGAGTGCGGGGACGGACGCGGGTGCGGAGGGGAGCGCCGGGGCGGACACCATCGGCAGGGAGGGCACCGGCAGGGACGCCACCGGCAGGGCCGCCGCCACGGAAGCAGACCTCTCCGGTGCGGACACCGGTACGGCCGCCCGTCTCCAGAAGCTCTTCGAGGGCCACCGGCTGACCCCCACCCAGCGCCGGATCGCCCACTGCATGGTGCGCCGGGCCGCCGACGCCCCCTTCCTCTCCAGTGTCGAACTGGCGGAACTGGCCGGGGTCAGCCAGCCGTCCGTCACCCGCTTCGCCGTCGCCCTCGGCTTTGACGGCTACCCGGCGCTGCGCCGCCATCTGCGCGAGGTCGCCCCTGCGGACAAGCCCGGCGACACCGGCTCCTACAACGAGTACCAGCAGGCCGTCCAGGCGGAGATCGACAACCTCCGACGGCTCGCCGCCGCCCTCGCCGACCCGGCGCCGGTGGTCGAGGCCGGCCGCCTCTTCGCCGCCTCCCGGCCGCTCCCCGTCCTCGGCCTGCGCGCCGCCACCGCCCAGGCCGCCGGTTTCAGCTACTTCGCGCGTAAGGTCCACCCCGATGTCCGGCTGCTCGACGAGGGCGGCACCATGCTCACCGACCGCATCGACGCCGCGGTACGCGCCGGTGCGAGCGCCCTGCTCTGCTTCGCCCTGCCCCGCCACCCCCGCGAGGTCGTCGACGCGCTGGAATACGCCCGCACCGCCGGCCTGACCGTCGTCACCGTCGCCGACAGCGCCTTCGCCCCCGTCGCCCACCACACCGACCTCCTGCTCCCGGCCCCCGTCGGCACCGGCCTGGCCTTCGACACGGCCTGCGCTCCCATGCTCCTGGGACGCGTACTGCTGGAGGCGATGTGCGACGCACTCCCGGACGCCCAGGCCCGGCTGGAGGAATTCGACGCGGGGGCGGCGGCACGGGGGCTGTTCGTGGAGTGAGGCGGCCATGCCGTGCCATGTCGTGTGGTGTCGTGCCAGGCCGGGCCGTGTCCCCTCTCCCCTCTCCCCTCTCCCATGTCCCAGGACGGTGGACGGTGCCGGGGTGCCGACGACTGATGGTTCGTCACCGAAGTTTGACCGGATTCGTGCGCCCCGGTGCGGAAAAGGCCCAGGACGTCTGCCGTGCCGCGGAGGAGGATCGGCGCATGGCGATGATCAGGACGACGGGGGCCCGGCGCGGGATGCTGCCGATGGCGGTGCTGGGCGTGTGGGGCATGCTGGCGGCGGGATGCGGAACGCATCGGCCGGAGGGCGGCGCCGGTGCGGCCGAGTCCTCGCGGGCGGCGGCGGCGGCGACCCCGAGCAGACCCGCGGACTTTCCGTGCCCCGGCGAAAGTCCCTCCCCGGCACCGACGCACTCCTCGGGGCACACCGCGCCGCCCGCCGACCACTACGCCGAGAACCACGGCTTCCGGGTCCCCTTCCCCTTGCACGGTCAGCGCCGCTGCGACGGGCTCGCGGCCGTCAGACGCATCGAGAATGCGCTCGAACCGCTGCGCAAGCGTGCTGACTTCGACCCCGGGAGCACCCGCAGCGCGCTCACCGGCCTCGGCTACTCCGCCGGCAGGGTGCAGTCTCACCAGAACGGTCCCGCGGCAGTCAGCTTCCTCATCGACGCCTCTCCGCTGTGTCTGGAGGGCACGATGAACAGCAGGGCCACCGAGGCGGACGCCTTCGGTGGCTACCCCGACCACTCGGGCTGTGACGTCCCGTCCGGCGGCCACTGACCCTCAGTGGCCCAGCGGCCTCTCAGTGGCCCATCGGCCGAAACCGGTCAGGCTGCGCCGTGAAGGACGTACGGGTGGCAAACCCGGACGGCAATGGATCATCCTCCGGCTGTCACGGGACAGTCCGGGGGCCGAGGACCGGAGGAGTGCGAGCCGGCCGCTGAGTGGCGCGCGGCGGGCACCCGGCAGAAGGGCTTCGTCCGCCGGGTGCCCGCCCCCTACTCCCTCCCGAGCTCGCCCAGCGACTTCGCGTGCGCACCACCGCTTTCCGCGGTCAGTTCCTCCAGGGTCTGCGGGGTGCGGACGGTCGCGAAGCGGACGCCGCCGTCCGCGTCCGCCGCATAGCCGTAAATCCCGGGGCGGGGGAGGGAGTTGTAGGCGAAGTGGGTGGAGAAATAGTAGGCGCCGGTGTCCAGGAGGGCGGCGTGATCGCCGGCCTCCAGACGGGGGAGCGGACGATTCTCCGCGACCAGGTCACCCGCGAAGCAGCACGGCCCCGCGATGTCCTGGGCGACCGGAGCGTCCGTCTTGGGGCGCCCCTCGGCGTCGTACGCCGCGACCCGGATCGGCCAGGACTCGGGGACGAAGACCGTACGGGTGGCGACCTGGGCGCCGGCGTGGGTGACGGCGATGGGGCGGCCGCCGGCCGACTTGGCGTACTCGACCCGGGCGAGGACCGTGCCGTGCTTGGCCAGCAGCGAGCGGCCGAACTCGGTGACGAGACCGTAGCGCCCGGACAGCAGGCCGGGGACGGTCGAGTGCAGCAGCGCGGCGTACTCGCGGTAGGTCGGGGTGGTGGCGTCCGAGGAGAAGTTGACCGGCAGGCCGCCGCCGATGTCGAGGGTGTCGATCTGACGCCGGCCGGCCTTCTCGTTGATCTCCTCGGCGAGGTGGTACAGGGCCGTGACGCCCGCGGCCATCAGCTCCAGGGGCATGCCCTGGGAGCCGACGTGGCCGTGCAGCCGGGTCAGCCAGGGGCGGGCGAGGAAGGCCTGTACGACCCAGTCGCGGGCGCCCTCGTCACGCAGCCCGACGCCGAACTTCGAGGTGTCCGTGGCGGTGCTCATCGCCCCGATGCTGCCGCCGCCGATCTGGGGGTTGACCCGCAGGCCGATGGGCGCGCTGCTCGGCGCCGAGGCCATCAGCGCGTCGATCCGGGCCAGCTCCTCGGGGTTGTCGGCGTTGACGGCGATCCCGAGGGCCAGCGCCTCGCGCAGCTCGGAATGGGTTTTGGCCGGCGAGTCCAGAACGGTCCGGGCGACCGGCACCCCGGCGGCACGGGCCAGCGCCAGCTCGCCGGGGCTGGCCACCTCGCAGCCGAGCCCTTCCTGAGCGAGCAGCCGCAGTACGGGGACGAGTGAGGCGGCCTTCACCGCGAAGGCGTGCAGGACCGGGGTGCCCGGCGCGGTGAACTCCTCGAAGGCGGCGCGGAGTTCGGCCGCCGAGCGGCGGATCCCGGCGATGTCGAGCAGTCCGGCAACGGGCTCGCCGGGGCCTACCAGCCCCCGCGCGATGGCTGCCTGAATGGCATCGTCTCGCTGACTGGCACGGTCTCGCTCCGTGAAGTTCATGGGTCAACTCCATCATTGGGTGGGGGTGTGACGCCAACCGGGAGCCGGGCGCTCCCGGACCGTCCGTCTTGGCCCGGATCACCCGTCTCCGCCGAGCCATCCGCCTCCCCCCCCGGGTCCCTCCGTCCGCGTCGGACGGTCCGGACGGTCCGGACTGGGCGGCTCCCGCTCAGGCCGTCCGGCTGCCGCTCCACCCCGCCTTGCGGTGGCGTTCGGAGAGGCGGGAGCCGGACTCGCGGCGGGCGGCGCGGCGCAGGAGCGGGACGGCGAGCAGGAAGCCGAGGACGGCCCAGGCGGTGAGTATCAGCGCCACGGTCGGCAGCTCCCACGAACCGGCCGGTTCCGCGGCGCGCGCGGCGTCCGGCAGGAGGGCCGAGCGCAGGCCCTGGGCCATCCACCTCAGCGGGAAGACCGAGGCGATCTTCTGGACCACAACGGGCAGCGAGGTGAGCGGGAACATCGCTCCCGAGGTGATCAGCAGACCCATCGCGGGCAGCATGATCAACGCAAGCGCCTCACGGGGGTTCGGCAGCACGGCGCCGATGGCTGCCCCCAGCGGGACGACGGCGAGCAGCCCGAGCGCGCTGACCCACAGCAGCGTCAGCCACCCGCCGGGCCCGTGCGGCAGCGGCCCGTCCACCAGCACCGCGGCGGCCCCCAGCAGGACGACCAGGGTCCCGAACGCCACGGCGACCACCAGCAGGGACTTGGCCACGAGATAGGCGGGTATGCCGCCGGGAGTGGCGCGCAGCCGCAGCAGAGTGCCTTCCTCGCGCTCGGTCACCAGGATCTGCGGGAGATTGACCAGCCCGATCTGGAACAGCAGATAGGCGGCGAAGCCCGCGAGCGTCAGATGGGCCATCGGGACCCGGGTGCCGGGGACCTCGTCGCTGATATAGCCGGCGAGCAGCAGCGCGACGACGACGTTGACCAGATGGCCGCCGAGTTCCTTGGGGTTGCGGACGAGGTGGCGGAGTTCGATGCCACCGCGCAGGAGCCCGGCGCGCCAGTAGCGACGACGACGCGATCCCGCTCCCGCGGTGGCTCCGGCCGGGGCCACCCGTCCCGCAGCGTCACCCCCCTGGGCTGTGCCCGTTACCACGGCCGCTTCCATCGAAGTCTTCACTCCGGTCCCCCTCATGCTTCCTTCTCCCCGCCCAACGAGGATTCCCCGTCCAACGAGGATCCCCCGCCCAACGAGGATTCCCCGTCCGGGGGCTCTGCGCCCGAGGCTGTTGTGCTGGCGGCCTCCCCGCTCCAGGCCGCGGCCTCGCCGGCACTCCTGATCCCTGCCCCCGCCCCGGCTCCGTCCCCGCTCCCGGCTCCGTCCTCCCGGTGCACCATGTGCAGGTAGGTGTCCTCCAGCGTCGGGCGGCGGACCTCCAGGTCGGCCACCGGTCCCTGGGCGTCCCGGTGGAGCTCCCAGACCAGCCGGGAAGGGTCCTCGGTACGTTCCCTGCGGGCCGTGCCGTCGGCCGTCGTCCAGCGGACCTCGGCCTGCGCGGCCGCTCGACGGGCCAGCTCCGCCGGGGTGCCGCCGGCCCGGATCCGGCCGCTGACCAGCACGGCTATCCGGTCGGCCAGCCGCTCGGCCTCCGCCAGGTCGTGGGTGGTGAGCAGGACCGTGACGCCCTCGTCACGGGCGAGGCGTTCGACCAGGTCGTGGAAGTCGCGCCGGGCCTCGGGGTCGAAGCCGGTGGTCGGCTCGTCCAGGAAGAGGAGTTCCGGGCGGCCGACGATCGCCAGTGCCACGTCGAGGCGCCGGCGCTGACCGCCGGAGAGCCGGTCGACCTGCTGCCCGGCCTGCTCGGCGAGGCCCACCAGGGCCAGCAGCTCGGCGGGATCACGGGGAGCGGGGTAGTACAGGGCGAAGTGCCTCAGCAGCTCGGCCACCCGCCAGCGGCGGTGGTCGCGCCAGGACTGCAGGACCAGGCCGATCCGGGCACGCCAGGCGTCGTCGCCGCGCGCCGGGTCCGCCCCCAGGACGGTGACCTCCCCGGCGGAGCGCTGCCGGAAGCCTTCCAGGATCTCGACGCTGGTGGTCTTTCCCGCACCGTTGGGGCCGAGCAGCGCGAAGATCTCGCCGCGGTGGATGTCCAGATCGATGCCGTGCAGGACGTGTGTGTCCCCGTACGACATCCTCATGTCGCGTACCCGGATGACGGGCCCGGCGGCGGATCCCGCCGGTCCCGCGGCGGTCGGCGCGGTCGTGGACCGGGGGACGGCCGGTTGTGAAGCGGTCGTGGACGAGGGGACGGTCGGCTGTTCGGTTGTCGTCATCGGCTCGCCTTCGCGCGCTGTTGCCGTTGCCCTGTCCCCGGTGCCGCCGCCGTGGTCTGGGCCGATGCCGCGGATTCGGCAGCCGGTGGGGGCGCCGCCGCGGGCCCCGCGCCCTCGACGATGGCCCGCAGCGCGGCCACATGTCCCTCGAAGGCGGTCCGGCCGCGGTGCGTCAGCCGTACCTTGGTGCGCCGCTTGCGGCCGCCGCCCTCCTTGCGGATCTCCAGATACTCCGCCTCTTCCAGGGTGTGCAGCTGCTTCGAGAGCGCGGAGTCGCTGAGCGAGAGGCTGTCGCGGATGAAGGGGAAGTCGGCCCACTCCGTGGCGGCGAGCAGCGCCACCACCGACAGCCGGGTGGAGGGGTGGATCAGTTCGTCGAAGCCGCTCGGGGTGCTCATCGGACTGCTTCCTTCCGGAGGGTTCTCGTGCCGCGGTCGCGCAGTGAGCCGACCGCCCAGCGGTTCGCCGGCCCGACGAAGAGGGCGAAGGTGCCCGCCGAGACGGTGGCCTGGATCAGGCTGCCGAAGGGCAGCGCCAGCCAGTCGACCAGCAGGCCGGAGCCCAGGATGGTCAGCATGGTCACCGCCATGCCCGCGAAGAAGATGGCGAACGACCGCCAGCTGTGGCGCGAGCGGTGCAGTCGCATCCGGGTCCTGCGGTTGTAGAGCACAGCCAGCGAGCCGAGCAGGGCGACATAGACCGTAAGCGCCAGCCAGAACGCCCACCCGGGCAGATCGAGGCCCGATACGGCGACGAACACCCACATGACCGCGGCCGTGGTGTAGGCCGACCCCGAGTCGTTCCGGGCGGTTCGCTCGATCTCGTCGTACACCCGCTCCTGCGGTACCCGGATGCGCTGCAGGTCCTTCCAGGCCTGTTCGGCATTCACCGATGTGCTCATGTTCGTCGCCTCCCCAAGGCGGTCCGGACGGGGCGGGTCCGGACGATTCCCCGTTGACTTGCCCACTGGGAAAGTTAGCGCAGACTTTCCCGGTAGGCAAGTCAAAAATCCTCGGAGAGTTGGCCGGTTCGTGCGGCTCGCGGCAGGCGGCCCACCGCGCCCTGTTGACTAGGGCTATTCATCAACCTCAATATGTGAATAGCTCAATCCATTCGACGTCAGGGAGGCACGGCCCATGTCGGGACCGCGACCCGTGCGGGCACCGCGCGGTACGGAGCTGAGTGCTCGGGGATGGCAGCAGGAAGCCGCGCTGCGCATGCTGCAGAACAACCTCGATCCGGAGGTGGCCGAACACCCGGACCAGCTCGTCGTCTACGGCGGCACGGGCAAGGCCGCACGTGACTGGCGCTCCTTCGACGCCATGGTGCGCACGCTCACCACGCTCAAGCAGGACGAGACGATGCTCGTCCAGTCCGGCCGGCCGGTCGGCGTGATGCAGACCCACGAGTGGGCGCCGCGGGTGCTCATCGCCAACTCCAACCTCGTCGGCGACTGGGCCAACTGGGAGGAGTTCCGCCGCCTGGAGGCCCTCGGGCTGACCATGTACGGCCAGATGACCGCCGGTTCGTGGATCTACATCGGCACCCAGGGCATCCTCCAGGGCACCTACGAGACCTTCGCGGCCGTCGCGGCGAAGAAGTTCGGCGGCACCCTGGCCGGGACGATCACGCTCACCGCCGGCCTCGGCGGCATGGGCGGCGCCCAGCCGCTCGCCGTCACCATGAACGACGGCGTCGCCATCTGCATCGACGTCGACCCGCGCGCCATCGAGCGCCGGATCGAGCACCGCTACCTGGACGTGAAGGCCGACAGCCTCCAGCACGCCCTCCAGCTCGCCGTCGAGGCCCGCGACCGGCGCAAGCCGCTCTCCATCGGCCTGCTCGGCAACGCCGCCGAACTGCTGCCGCAGATGCTCGCCGAGGGCGCGCCGATCGACATCGTCACCGACCAGACCAGCGCCCACGACCCGCTGGCCTACCTCCCGGTCGGCATCGACTTCGACGACATGGCCGCCTACGCCGCCGAGAAGCCCGCCGACTTCACCCAGCGGGCCCGCGAGTCGATGGCCCGGCACGTCGAGGCCATGGTCGGCTTCATGGACGCCGGCGCCGAGGTCTTCGACTACGGCAACTCGATCCGCGGCGAGGCCCAGCTCGCCGGATACGAGCGCGCCTTCGCCTTCCCTGGCTTCGTCCCTGCCTATATCCGGCCACTGTTCGCCGAGGGCAAGGGGCCGTTCCGCTGGGCCGCGCTGTCCGGCGACGCCCGCGACATCGCCGCGACCGACAAGGCGATCCTGGACCTCTTCCCGGAGAACGAGTCGCTGGCCCGCTGGATCAAGCTGGCCGGTGAGCGCGTCCACTTCCAGGGCCTGCCCGCCCGGATCTGCTGGCTCGGCTACGGCGAGCGCGACAAGGCCGGCGAGCGCTTCAACGAGATGGTCGCCGACGGGACGCTCCAGGCCCCGCTGGCCATCGGCCGCGACCACCTCGACTGCGGCTCCGTCGCCTCGCCCTACCGCGAGACCGAGGCCATGAAGGACGGCTCGGACGCGATCGCCGACTGGCCGCTGCTCAACGCCATGGTCAACGTCGCCTCCGGCGCCTCCTGGGTCTCGCTGCACCACGGCGGCGGCGTCGGCATGGGCCGCTCGATCCACGCCGGCCAGGTCACCGTCGCCGACGGCACCCCGCTGGCCGGCGAGAAGATCCGCCGGGTGCTCACCAACGACCCCGGCATGGGCGTCATCCGGCACGTCGACGCGGGCTACGAGCGGGCCGACGAGGTGGCCGCCGAGCGCGGCGTCCGCATCCCGATGCGCGAGGGCGAAGGCGGGGACGCGTGACCGCCTCGTTCCACGAGATGTGGGAGGAGCTGCGGCCGCTGGGCCGCGACTCCTCCTCCGGGGGCTACCGCCGCTACGCCTGGACCGGGGCCGACGCCGACTGCCGCGCGTGGTTCCGGGACCAGGCCGAGGCCCGCGGGCTCGCCTACGAGCTGGACCGCAACGGCAACCAGTGGGCCTGGCTCGGCGCCACCGGCTACCAGGACGTGGACCCGGGCGAGGCCGTCGTCACCGGCTCGCACCTGGACTCCGTGCCCGACGGCGGCGCCTTCGACGGCCCGCTGGGTGTCGTCTCCTCCTTCGCCGCGCTCGACGAACTCCGCCGGAGGGGGGCGGAGTTCGACAAGCCCCTGGCGATCGTCAACTTCGGCGACGAGGAAGGCGCCCGCTTCGGCCTGGCCTGTACCGGCTCCCGGCTCGCGGCCGGGGCACTGACCCCCGAGGCCGCGCACCGGCTGCGCGACGGCGAGGGCGTCACCCTCCCGCAGGCCATGGAGCGCGCCGGATACGACCCGGAGGCCATCGGCCCGGACCCCGAACGGCTCGCCCGGATCGGCGCGTTCGTCGAACTGCACGTCGAGCAGGGCCGAGCCCTGGACCTGTCCGGCGATCCGGTCGGCATCGCCTCCGCCATCTGGCCGCACGGCCGCTGGCGCTACGACTTCCACGGCGAGGCCAACCACGCCGGCACCACCCGGCTGGAGGACCGCCGGGACCCGATGCTCAGCTACGCCGCGACCGTGCTCGCCGCCCGCGAGCAGGCCCGGCTGGCCGGTGCGGTGGCCACCTTCGGGAAGATCAGCGTGGAGCCCAACGGCGTCAACGCCATCCCCTCGCTGGTCCGCGGCTGGCTGGACTCCCGCGCCCCCGACCAGGACACCCTGGACACCGTGATCACCGGGATCGAGCGGGCCGCCGCCGAGCGCGCCGCCCGCGACGGGGTGGATCTGGCCGTCGTCCGCGAATCCTTCACCCCCGTCGTGGAGTTCCAGCACGCCCTGCGGGACGAGCTGAGTGCGATCCTCGGCAAGTCGGGGGAGCGGACCGTGCCCGTCCTGGGCACCGGCGCCGGGCACGACGCGGGTATTTTGTCCGGAACGGTGCCCACCGCGATGCTGTTCGTCCGCAACCCCACCGGGGTGTCGCACTCGCCCGCCGAGGCGGCGGACGAGGACGACTGCACCGCCGGGGTCACCGCACTCGCCGACGTACTGGAGGGGCTGGCGTGCCGCTGACGACGCAGGCAACACCGACGACGTACTGGCTCGAACACGCCTGGCTCGGCACCCACGCCGAGCCGGGCGTGACGGTGGACACCGCGGACGGCCGGATCACCGCCGTCCGCACGGGTACGGACACCCCGCCGCCCGGCGCCACCACGCTGCGCGGCCTGACCCTCCCCGGCCTCGCCAACGCCCACTCGCACGCCTTCCACCGCGCCCTGCGCGGCGTCGTCCAGGTCGGCACCGGCACCTTCTGGACCTGGCGCGAGGTGATGTACAGCGTCGCCGACCGGCTCACCCCCGACACCTATTACGCCCTCGCCCGCGCCGCCTACGCCGAGATGGCGCTGGCCGGCATCACCTGCGTCGGCGAATTCCACTACCTCCACCACGCGCCGGGCGGCACCCGCTACGACGACCCCAACGCCATGGGCGAGGCGCTGATCGCCGCAGCCGCCGACGCCGGCATCCGGATCACCCTCCTGGACACGGCCTATCTCTCGGCCGGTTTCGGCGCCCCGCCCGACCACCACCAACTGCGCTTCTGCGACGACACCGCCGAGCGCTGGGCCGAACGCGCCGACGCGCTCAAGGAACGTGCCCACGCCCGCATCGGCGCCGCCATCCACTCCGTACGCGCCGTCCCCGCGGACCAGCTCGGCACCGTCGCGGACTGGGCCCGTCAGCGGCAGGCCCCGCTGCACGTCCACCTCTCGGAACAGACCGCCGAGAACGACGCCTGCCGCGAGGCCCACGGCTGCACCCCCACCCGGCTGCTGGCCGACCACGGCGCGCTGGGCAGCCGTACCACCGCCGTGCACGCCACCCACCTCACCACCGAGGACATCGAGCTGCTCGGCGGCTCCCACACGGGCGTGTGCATGTGTCCCACCACCGAACGCGATCTGGCCGACGGCATCGGCCCGGCCGCCCGGCTCCAGGGCCGCGGCAGCACGCTGTCCCTCGGCAGCGACAGCCACGCCGTCATCGACCTGCTCGAAGAGGCCCGGGCCATGGAGCTGGACGAGCGGCTGCGCACCCGCACCCGCGGGCACTGGACGGCCGCCGCCCTGCTGCGCGCCGCGACCGCCGACGGCCATGCCGCCCTGGGCTGGGACGACGCCGGTGCCCTGGAGGCCGGCGCGCTCGCCGACCTCACCACGATCGCACTGGACTCCGTACGCACCGCCGGACCAGCGCCCCGGCTGGCCGCCGAAACGGCCGTATTCGCCGCCTCCGCGGCGGACGTACGGCACACCGTGGTCGGCGGCCGGCAGATCGTCCGGGACGGTGTGCACACCCTTGTCCCCGACGTACCCACCGCCCTCGCAGAGTCCATCGCCGCGGTACGCGGCTGAAGGAGAACACCCCCGCGATGACGACGACCTCCACGCCGACCTCCACGCCGACCACCACCGCCATCACCCACATCTCCCAGCTCGTCACCAACGACCCCTCCCTCGGTGAAGGCCCCCTCGGTCTGATCCAGGACGCCACGGTCGTCATCGACGGCGACCGCATCGCCTGGGTCGGTGCCTCCAGCAAAGCACCCGCCACTGACAACGCCGTCGACGCGGACGGCCGGGCGGGCATCCCCGGCTTCGTCGACTCCCACTCCCACCTGGTCTTCGCCGGCGACCGCACCGCGGAGTTCAACGCCCGGATGTCCGGCCGCGCCTACTCCGCAGGCGGCATCCGCACCACGGTCGCCGCCACCCGCGCC includes:
- a CDS encoding MurR/RpiR family transcriptional regulator gives rise to the protein MGREGTGRDATGRAAATEADLSGADTGTAARLQKLFEGHRLTPTQRRIAHCMVRRAADAPFLSSVELAELAGVSQPSVTRFAVALGFDGYPALRRHLREVAPADKPGDTGSYNEYQQAVQAEIDNLRRLAAALADPAPVVEAGRLFAASRPLPVLGLRAATAQAAGFSYFARKVHPDVRLLDEGGTMLTDRIDAAVRAGASALLCFALPRHPREVVDALEYARTAGLTVVTVADSAFAPVAHHTDLLLPAPVGTGLAFDTACAPMLLGRVLLEAMCDALPDAQARLEEFDAGAAARGLFVE
- a CDS encoding diaminopimelate decarboxylase, which translates into the protein MNFTERDRASQRDDAIQAAIARGLVGPGEPVAGLLDIAGIRRSAAELRAAFEEFTAPGTPVLHAFAVKAASLVPVLRLLAQEGLGCEVASPGELALARAAGVPVARTVLDSPAKTHSELREALALGIAVNADNPEELARIDALMASAPSSAPIGLRVNPQIGGGSIGAMSTATDTSKFGVGLRDEGARDWVVQAFLARPWLTRLHGHVGSQGMPLELMAAGVTALYHLAEEINEKAGRRQIDTLDIGGGLPVNFSSDATTPTYREYAALLHSTVPGLLSGRYGLVTEFGRSLLAKHGTVLARVEYAKSAGGRPIAVTHAGAQVATRTVFVPESWPIRVAAYDAEGRPKTDAPVAQDIAGPCCFAGDLVAENRPLPRLEAGDHAALLDTGAYYFSTHFAYNSLPRPGIYGYAADADGGVRFATVRTPQTLEELTAESGGAHAKSLGELGRE
- a CDS encoding ABC transporter permease encodes the protein MEAAVVTGTAQGGDAAGRVAPAGATAGAGSRRRRYWRAGLLRGGIELRHLVRNPKELGGHLVNVVVALLLAGYISDEVPGTRVPMAHLTLAGFAAYLLFQIGLVNLPQILVTEREEGTLLRLRATPGGIPAYLVAKSLLVVAVAFGTLVVLLGAAAVLVDGPLPHGPGGWLTLLWVSALGLLAVVPLGAAIGAVLPNPREALALIMLPAMGLLITSGAMFPLTSLPVVVQKIASVFPLRWMAQGLRSALLPDAARAAEPAGSWELPTVALILTAWAVLGFLLAVPLLRRAARRESGSRLSERHRKAGWSGSRTA
- a CDS encoding ABC transporter ATP-binding protein; its protein translation is MTTTEQPTVPSSTTASQPAVPRSTTAPTAAGPAGSAAGPVIRVRDMRMSYGDTHVLHGIDLDIHRGEIFALLGPNGAGKTTSVEILEGFRQRSAGEVTVLGADPARGDDAWRARIGLVLQSWRDHRRWRVAELLRHFALYYPAPRDPAELLALVGLAEQAGQQVDRLSGGQRRRLDVALAIVGRPELLFLDEPTTGFDPEARRDFHDLVERLARDEGVTVLLTTHDLAEAERLADRIAVLVSGRIRAGGTPAELARRAAAQAEVRWTTADGTARRERTEDPSRLVWELHRDAQGPVADLEVRRPTLEDTYLHMVHREDGAGSGDGAGAGAGIRSAGEAAAWSGEAASTTASGAEPPDGESSLGGGSSLDGESSLGGEKEA
- a CDS encoding transcriptional regulator; amino-acid sequence: MSTPSGFDELIHPSTRLSVVALLAATEWADFPFIRDSLSLSDSALSKQLHTLEEAEYLEIRKEGGGRKRRTKVRLTHRGRTAFEGHVAALRAIVEGAGPAAAPPPAAESAASAQTTAAAPGTGQRQQRAKASR
- the hutU gene encoding urocanate hydratase, which produces MSGPRPVRAPRGTELSARGWQQEAALRMLQNNLDPEVAEHPDQLVVYGGTGKAARDWRSFDAMVRTLTTLKQDETMLVQSGRPVGVMQTHEWAPRVLIANSNLVGDWANWEEFRRLEALGLTMYGQMTAGSWIYIGTQGILQGTYETFAAVAAKKFGGTLAGTITLTAGLGGMGGAQPLAVTMNDGVAICIDVDPRAIERRIEHRYLDVKADSLQHALQLAVEARDRRKPLSIGLLGNAAELLPQMLAEGAPIDIVTDQTSAHDPLAYLPVGIDFDDMAAYAAEKPADFTQRARESMARHVEAMVGFMDAGAEVFDYGNSIRGEAQLAGYERAFAFPGFVPAYIRPLFAEGKGPFRWAALSGDARDIAATDKAILDLFPENESLARWIKLAGERVHFQGLPARICWLGYGERDKAGERFNEMVADGTLQAPLAIGRDHLDCGSVASPYRETEAMKDGSDAIADWPLLNAMVNVASGASWVSLHHGGGVGMGRSIHAGQVTVADGTPLAGEKIRRVLTNDPGMGVIRHVDAGYERADEVAAERGVRIPMREGEGGDA
- a CDS encoding allantoate amidohydrolase, with amino-acid sequence MWEELRPLGRDSSSGGYRRYAWTGADADCRAWFRDQAEARGLAYELDRNGNQWAWLGATGYQDVDPGEAVVTGSHLDSVPDGGAFDGPLGVVSSFAALDELRRRGAEFDKPLAIVNFGDEEGARFGLACTGSRLAAGALTPEAAHRLRDGEGVTLPQAMERAGYDPEAIGPDPERLARIGAFVELHVEQGRALDLSGDPVGIASAIWPHGRWRYDFHGEANHAGTTRLEDRRDPMLSYAATVLAAREQARLAGAVATFGKISVEPNGVNAIPSLVRGWLDSRAPDQDTLDTVITGIERAAAERAARDGVDLAVVRESFTPVVEFQHALRDELSAILGKSGERTVPVLGTGAGHDAGILSGTVPTAMLFVRNPTGVSHSPAEAADEDDCTAGVTALADVLEGLACR
- a CDS encoding formimidoylglutamate deiminase — its product is MPLTTQATPTTYWLEHAWLGTHAEPGVTVDTADGRITAVRTGTDTPPPGATTLRGLTLPGLANAHSHAFHRALRGVVQVGTGTFWTWREVMYSVADRLTPDTYYALARAAYAEMALAGITCVGEFHYLHHAPGGTRYDDPNAMGEALIAAAADAGIRITLLDTAYLSAGFGAPPDHHQLRFCDDTAERWAERADALKERAHARIGAAIHSVRAVPADQLGTVADWARQRQAPLHVHLSEQTAENDACREAHGCTPTRLLADHGALGSRTTAVHATHLTTEDIELLGGSHTGVCMCPTTERDLADGIGPAARLQGRGSTLSLGSDSHAVIDLLEEARAMELDERLRTRTRGHWTAAALLRAATADGHAALGWDDAGALEAGALADLTTIALDSVRTAGPAPRLAAETAVFAASAADVRHTVVGGRQIVRDGVHTLVPDVPTALAESIAAVRG